From a region of the Streptomyces venezuelae genome:
- a CDS encoding type I polyketide synthase: MTDIAITGLGCRFPGAPDISAYWKLLLSGERQFSAVPKERWNHDTFHEPGNPSAPHAAYTDQVAFLEDVDRFDALHYGVPPARARAMDPQHRLLLDVTREALDDAGLGRGDFDREHTGVFCGLSVSDYKDLMSAPIRAIALAEDARRSAEDPGGLLDAVRDHAGSLGTVQAFSLPGSLLNMAPGTVSRHFDLGGPSFAVDAACSGSLVALDQAIAQLRQGSCRIAVVGGVYLSLTPDSLIGFSTLRALSATGVCRPFDEGADGFVLGEGAGAVVVRPLADALAAGDRVYAVIKGIGSANDGASPGPLAPAPEGQLRAMRRAYDDAGVAPSSVGFLEAHGTGTATGDRAEVEALRRLRTEYPDDDPALCYVGAGKALIGHSLSAAGIAGLIKTALVVHHRTIVPQPRTAPHPGLGIDAAGLRLADTARPFPDSAAPCRAAVSSFGFGGTNVHVVLEERPAHAAAAVRLPEHTGDAEDTGAGNTGDARATGPQLVLLSAGSPELLDQHIGDVLDALDTSDPAPLAAVAHTFGSRRPLTARLAIVADDTESFVRRLRHARGQLVEGDRGDLGDDAFAADAPLPAERRRLAFLFPGQGSQRPGMMRDLYERFPGFRATVNGLGATVREAAGFDIGDLLYGEAASAGGDCEETGRRLASTEVCQPLLGTVQIAATRLLAGFGVAPDLVLGHSVGEFAAAAAAGVLGAEDTVRLLVHRGATLREAESGLRGGMLAVQTDKETCRRLVNGIDDVWLACFNQPRQVVVSGTPDGLDAMRRACAEAGVVTVALDVSNAFHSPRLAAADERMRADLADRPVGGPVLPFVSSVNGAVCGDPGQLRELWARHASAPVRFCDAVRTAYDQGARVFVQVTGGNSLLTSVRRNLTDHGDVQVVQVCAPEPDGGRGLVRALARLAVLGAPVDPRALVPQEERRLLDLPVARLATQSYWMPRGRRGTAVPSAASHRARPVSPEETTMNGSPLHPMDELLRLVQQQTALLARLAETLPEPDPATEAALLARLAEILPGRDRAVAVAAPATAETTPVPPAAPTAPEAPATPATPTAPTAPAAPAAPAGAEPPPAGESTTVTEAVLAHVARVSAFPVAHLRDDQLLIEDLGFDSLMLTDLFASLKRQWPQWTRDTTATDRPTVGGLAAMIARGCGDSVPAPVPEQRSGAGEAPAPPLPEPASGPPTATEAAAAPLPEEQTRIECFPEVTAHTERFATLSGTGLANPYFLVHEGAMTDTTVVDGRELLSFSSYNYLGMATHPQVNEAAHEAIERCGTSVSASRLLSGSRPLHLELESEIAALLGCEAAVTLANGHATNVTVIGHLVGPGDLIVHDSLAHDSILQGCRLSGATRRPFPHNDATALDALLTQVRDQYRRVLVVVEGVYSMDGDIADLPALVDVKRRHGALLMIDEAHSIGTIGRTGRGIGEYYGVDRSSVDLWSGTLSKALASCGGYVAGSRPVVEYLRYTVPGFVYSAGMTPADTAASLTALRMLRAEPQRVARLSENAALFVHLAREAGINTGDSHDTPVVPCIVGDSLKTLRLAEALFRQGISVNPILHPAVPEELARLRFFVTYDHTPGQIRQAVAALARELPLLDQAPVS, from the coding sequence ATGACCGACATCGCCATCACCGGACTCGGCTGCCGCTTCCCCGGCGCTCCCGACATCAGCGCCTACTGGAAGCTCCTGCTGAGCGGGGAACGGCAGTTCTCCGCCGTGCCGAAGGAGCGCTGGAACCACGACACCTTCCACGAGCCCGGCAACCCGTCGGCCCCCCATGCCGCGTACACCGACCAGGTCGCCTTCCTGGAGGACGTGGACCGTTTCGACGCCCTGCACTACGGCGTTCCGCCCGCCCGCGCCCGGGCCATGGACCCGCAGCACCGGCTGCTGCTGGACGTCACCCGCGAGGCCCTCGACGACGCGGGGCTGGGCCGCGGCGACTTCGACCGGGAGCACACCGGGGTCTTCTGCGGCCTGTCGGTGTCCGACTACAAGGACCTCATGTCGGCCCCCATCCGGGCCATCGCCCTGGCCGAGGACGCCCGGCGGTCCGCCGAAGACCCCGGTGGCCTCCTCGACGCCGTCCGGGACCACGCGGGATCGCTCGGCACCGTCCAGGCCTTCAGCCTGCCGGGCAGCCTGCTCAACATGGCCCCCGGCACCGTCAGCCGGCACTTCGACCTCGGCGGGCCCAGCTTCGCCGTCGACGCCGCCTGCTCCGGCTCGCTCGTCGCCCTGGACCAGGCCATCGCCCAGCTGCGCCAGGGCAGCTGCCGCATCGCCGTCGTCGGTGGCGTGTACCTCAGCCTCACCCCCGACAGCCTGATCGGCTTCTCCACGCTGCGGGCGCTGTCCGCCACCGGGGTGTGCCGTCCCTTCGACGAGGGAGCCGACGGTTTCGTCCTCGGTGAGGGCGCGGGCGCCGTCGTCGTACGGCCGCTCGCCGACGCGCTCGCGGCGGGCGACCGGGTCTACGCGGTGATCAAGGGCATCGGCTCGGCCAACGACGGCGCGTCCCCCGGACCGCTGGCGCCCGCTCCCGAAGGCCAGCTGCGCGCCATGCGCCGGGCCTATGACGACGCGGGAGTCGCACCGTCCTCGGTCGGCTTCCTGGAGGCCCACGGGACCGGTACCGCCACCGGCGACCGCGCCGAGGTCGAGGCGCTGCGCCGGCTGCGTACCGAGTACCCCGACGACGACCCCGCGCTGTGCTACGTCGGCGCGGGCAAGGCCCTCATCGGGCACTCGCTGTCCGCCGCGGGCATCGCCGGACTGATCAAGACGGCCCTGGTCGTCCACCACCGGACGATCGTTCCGCAGCCGCGCACCGCACCGCACCCGGGCCTGGGCATCGACGCCGCGGGCCTGCGTCTCGCCGACACCGCACGGCCCTTTCCGGACTCGGCCGCTCCGTGCCGGGCCGCCGTCAGCTCGTTCGGCTTCGGCGGCACGAACGTGCACGTGGTGCTGGAGGAGCGGCCCGCCCACGCCGCTGCCGCAGTCCGTCTCCCGGAACACACCGGGGACGCCGAGGACACCGGCGCCGGGAACACCGGTGACGCCCGGGCCACCGGCCCTCAGCTCGTCCTGCTCTCGGCCGGCAGCCCCGAGCTCCTGGACCAGCACATCGGCGACGTTCTCGACGCACTCGACACGTCGGACCCCGCCCCGCTGGCAGCCGTGGCCCACACCTTCGGCTCCCGCAGGCCGCTGACGGCCCGGCTCGCGATCGTGGCCGACGACACGGAGTCCTTCGTCCGGCGGCTGCGCCACGCCCGCGGACAGCTGGTCGAGGGCGACCGGGGCGACCTCGGGGACGACGCGTTCGCCGCCGACGCCCCACTGCCGGCCGAGCGGCGCCGCCTCGCCTTCCTCTTCCCCGGTCAGGGCAGCCAGCGGCCCGGGATGATGCGGGACCTCTACGAGCGGTTCCCCGGCTTCCGGGCGACCGTCAACGGTCTCGGCGCGACGGTGCGCGAGGCCGCCGGCTTCGACATCGGCGACCTGTTGTACGGAGAGGCGGCGTCCGCCGGGGGCGACTGCGAGGAGACCGGGCGCCGGCTCGCCTCGACCGAGGTGTGCCAGCCGCTGCTCGGGACCGTCCAGATCGCCGCCACGCGGCTGCTCGCCGGCTTCGGCGTCGCTCCCGACCTGGTCCTCGGCCACAGCGTCGGGGAGTTCGCCGCGGCCGCGGCGGCCGGTGTCCTCGGCGCCGAGGACACCGTGCGGCTGCTGGTCCACCGGGGCGCGACCCTCCGGGAGGCCGAGAGCGGCCTGCGCGGCGGGATGCTCGCCGTGCAGACCGACAAGGAGACCTGCCGCCGACTGGTGAACGGCATCGACGACGTGTGGCTGGCCTGCTTCAACCAGCCGCGACAGGTCGTGGTCAGCGGCACGCCCGACGGCCTCGACGCCATGCGGCGGGCCTGTGCCGAGGCGGGCGTCGTCACGGTGGCGCTCGACGTGTCGAACGCCTTCCACTCGCCGCGGCTCGCCGCCGCCGACGAGAGGATGCGGGCGGACCTCGCCGACCGCCCCGTCGGGGGCCCCGTACTGCCGTTCGTCTCGTCCGTGAACGGCGCCGTCTGCGGCGATCCCGGGCAGCTGCGCGAGCTGTGGGCCCGGCACGCGTCCGCTCCGGTCCGGTTCTGCGATGCCGTGCGCACCGCCTACGACCAGGGGGCACGTGTCTTCGTCCAGGTGACCGGCGGCAACTCGCTCCTGACTTCGGTCCGCCGCAACCTCACCGACCACGGCGACGTCCAGGTCGTCCAGGTCTGCGCGCCGGAGCCGGACGGCGGCCGGGGCCTCGTCCGGGCCCTCGCCCGGCTCGCGGTCCTGGGCGCCCCCGTCGACCCGCGCGCGCTGGTTCCCCAGGAGGAGCGCCGCCTGCTCGACCTTCCGGTGGCCAGGCTCGCCACCCAGTCCTACTGGATGCCCCGCGGGCGCCGCGGTACGGCGGTCCCCTCCGCCGCCTCCCACCGGGCCCGGCCCGTATCCCCCGAGGAGACCACGATGAACGGCTCGCCGCTCCACCCGATGGACGAACTGCTGCGGCTGGTCCAGCAGCAGACGGCGCTGCTCGCCCGCCTCGCCGAGACCCTGCCCGAGCCGGACCCGGCCACGGAAGCGGCGCTGCTGGCCCGCCTCGCCGAGATCCTTCCCGGGCGGGACCGGGCCGTGGCCGTCGCCGCCCCGGCGACGGCCGAAACCACCCCGGTGCCCCCGGCCGCCCCCACGGCGCCCGAGGCGCCCGCCACCCCCGCCACCCCCACGGCACCCACCGCACCCGCGGCACCTGCGGCGCCGGCCGGCGCGGAACCGCCGCCGGCCGGGGAGTCCACCACGGTGACGGAGGCCGTACTCGCGCACGTGGCCCGGGTCAGCGCGTTCCCGGTGGCCCATCTGCGCGACGACCAGCTGCTGATCGAGGACCTCGGATTCGACTCGCTGATGCTGACCGACCTGTTCGCCTCCCTCAAGCGGCAGTGGCCGCAGTGGACGCGCGACACGACGGCCACCGACCGGCCGACGGTCGGCGGGCTCGCCGCGATGATCGCGCGCGGCTGCGGCGACTCCGTACCGGCCCCCGTCCCCGAGCAGCGCTCCGGAGCCGGCGAGGCCCCGGCACCGCCGCTCCCCGAACCGGCCTCCGGGCCGCCGACGGCCACCGAAGCGGCCGCCGCGCCGCTGCCCGAGGAGCAGACACGGATCGAGTGCTTCCCCGAGGTCACCGCCCACACCGAACGCTTCGCCACGCTCTCCGGTACGGGGCTGGCCAATCCGTACTTCCTCGTCCACGAGGGCGCGATGACGGACACGACCGTCGTCGACGGCCGGGAACTGCTCTCCTTCTCCAGCTACAACTACCTGGGCATGGCCACCCACCCGCAGGTGAACGAGGCCGCCCACGAGGCGATAGAGCGCTGCGGCACCTCGGTCTCCGCCAGCCGCCTGCTCTCCGGCAGCCGGCCGCTCCACCTGGAACTGGAGAGCGAGATCGCCGCCCTGCTCGGCTGTGAGGCGGCGGTCACCCTGGCCAACGGCCATGCCACCAACGTCACCGTGATCGGCCACCTCGTCGGACCGGGGGACCTCATCGTCCACGACTCCCTCGCGCACGACAGCATCCTGCAGGGGTGCAGGCTCTCCGGTGCGACCCGGCGGCCCTTCCCGCACAACGACGCCACCGCCCTCGACGCGCTGCTCACGCAGGTCCGCGACCAGTACCGGCGGGTGCTCGTCGTCGTCGAAGGCGTCTACAGCATGGACGGGGACATCGCCGACCTGCCCGCCCTCGTCGACGTCAAGCGCCGGCACGGTGCTCTGCTGATGATCGACGAGGCGCACAGCATCGGCACGATCGGCCGGACGGGCCGTGGCATCGGCGAGTACTACGGTGTCGACCGCTCCAGCGTCGACCTGTGGTCGGGCACGCTGTCGAAGGCGCTGGCGAGCTGCGGCGGCTACGTCGCGGGGAGCCGCCCGGTCGTGGAGTACCTGCGCTACACCGTGCCGGGCTTCGTCTACAGCGCCGGAATGACCCCGGCCGACACCGCGGCCTCACTGACCGCCCTGCGCATGCTGCGGGCCGAGCCGCAGCGGGTGGCACGGCTCTCGGAGAACGCGGCCCTCTTCGTCCACCTCGCGCGCGAGGCCGGCATCAACACCGGGGACAGCCATGACACACCGGTCGTGCCGTGCATCGTCGGGGACTCGCTGAAGACCCTGCGGCTCGCGGAGGCCCTGTTCCGACAGGGCATCAGCGTCAACCCCATCCTCCATCCGGCCGTACCCGAGGAGCTGGCGAGGCTGCGCTTCTTCGTCACGTACGACCACACACCCGGCCAGATCCGGCAGGCCGTCGCCGCGCTGGCGCGCGAACTGCCGCTCCTCGACCAGGCCCCGGTCTCGTGA